ACCCGGTTGCCAGAGGGAAGGCGCACCACGGTGCGTCCGGCGCAGTAGAGGTTCAGCACCGGCCCGCTGTCCGAGGCCATCACAGCCACGAGCGGCACGGCCAGCAGAGCCCGCGCGCCGTTGGCGTTGCAGCAGTGGAGCGTCATGCCGCACTGGTTCTCGCCCGGGTTACGCACTCCCTCCAGGGGGCTGTACTTGGCGAAATCGGCGCCATCCGGGGTCATCGCCCCGAGCAGGGCGTTGTAGAGGGTCCGCTCGACCGCCTCCGCGTAGCGCGGATCGCCGGTCAGGGCGAGCAGGCGGGTCGAAAAGCGCAGCCAGGTCACGCTGACACAGGTCTCCATCGAGCTCAGGGCCGTGCGGGCCTGATGCCTCCCGCCGCCGTACCAGCACTCCCGGCTGGAACCGCCGCCGGCCACATTGATCTCGGTGTCGCGGATGCTCTGCCAGGCGGCCTCGGCGGCCCGCAGATATTCCGCCTGCCCGGTGACTTTATACAGCTCGACCAGGCCCTCGTAGCAGGACATCATCTCGTAGGCTTTCATCCCGTTTTCCCAGCCCCACCACTTCTCCGGGTGCGGGAAACGCCGGGCCACCGGCACGCCGTCCAGAGCCTGCGCGATAAGCCGGGGGCCGTCCGGGCTCTCGATCCGCTCCACGATATACCGGGCGAAATCGAGATAACGTTTGTCGCCAGTGGCGCGGTAGAGCCAGACTATGGGCTCCAGGACCGAGCAGCTGGCCATGCCGCGGTAGTTGCCGGTATGCACTATGTCCGCCTTGCCCGGCCCGACCTGGCTCAGCAGAAAATCGGCCTCGCGGCGGGCGGCGTTAAGGGCCAGAGTGTCACCGCGGGACTCGTAGTCGGCGAGAAGGCCGAGCAGGCAGTACTTGCGGCCCCAGATGTCCCACTGCTCAAGCTGGGCGGACGGGCTGTAATTGCCGATGTAGCCGTCCGCGCTCTGCGTGGCGACCAGGCCGCGCACCGCGTCCCGCATGCGCGCGGCCACCTCCGGCCCGGGCGCGTAGCGCTCGGCCAGGGCCAGGGAGGTGAACCACTTGCCCCAGAATTCGCTCTGCCACCAGCGGGTCTCCTCGCGCCTGCGGAACGGCTCGATCAGGCTTTCGGCGTCCTGGGCCAGCACGCGGTTACGGATACAGAGGTCGATTTTCCCGCCCAGGTAGCCACCCAGGCTGACCTCCCCCGGCGCAGGCGGGCGCAGGGCCTCGCTCACCGCGGGTTTCACGGTCACGACCGAGGGTGCGCCCGCCGGGAGCGCGCTCCAGAGAAGCACAACCAGAAGGACAGCCAGGCCTGCCTCGCGGCGCGGAAGATTCCTCATCGCTCTTTTCCTCCTTGGAAAGTTGCCTCAGGGCAGCGGAGTGAGCAGGAACGCGAAATCATCCCCCAGCTGGTTGGCCCGCACGTTGGTGGTGAGAAGCTCCGGCGCGGTGACAGTGAGCTTGCCGCCCGCCACAGTCACAGTCTCCTCGCCCACGAACCGTCCGCGCCAGGTGTGGTAGATTTTGAGCGTGTACTTTCCGTCCGGCACTCCCTCCACCGTGACTTTCTCCCCGGCGATCCCGGTCTGGAGCGGGTTCACCGCCCAGCCGAACACCGTGGCGCCGTTACGCATGGCCCAGGCCGAGATACCCTTGCCCGCGCGGCAGACCAGCGGGGCGGGCGATCCGCCGGTCAGGTCGAGCCCGGCGGTGAACCGGGAAAACGCCGCGAGCTGGCCGTTGATCAGGTTGTCGCAGATGAAATCGTTGTAATCCCACCAGAACGGCGTGCAACAGAGGCCGTTGGTCAGGCCGGCCCAGAGGGCGTTGTGGTACATGGCCAGGTAGCCGGGCTGCGAGGGCTCGTAATAGGTGTGGGCCCAGCCGCACTCGCCCAGGATCACCGGCTTGCCGAACTCGCTCCACAGACGGCTGGTCTGGCCGGAGTAGTTGAGCAGGCTCGCCCGCAACGGGTGCTCCTCTTTGCCATCGATCCGCGCGCCTTTAGGCATCGGCCAGCGCTGGGCCTCGTAGACCTCGCGCGAGGCTATGTCGAAAAGCTTGTAGCCCGCGGCCCAGTAGCGCGGGTACGCGCCGCACTGGGTGCCGCAGGTGGGGCGCTGCCAGGGGTCGTGCTCTTTCAGCCAGCCCTTGACCTTACCGCACCAGGCCAGGGCGGCCAGGCTGTCGCCTTCCTGCCAGCCCTCGGTCCCGTCGATCTCATCCACCACGAACCAGAGGAACAGGCTGCGGCTGTATCCCCAGCGGGCCATGGTGTAGCGCAGCATGCGCTCGGTGTAGCGCCAGGAATCCGGGCTGGAGAAGAAATCCCTGGCCGCGCAGACCTCGCGGTAGGGGTTGGCGTTCCAGCGGGAATTGCCGCCGCCCCAGACCGTCTCGGAATAGTAGCTGTGGAAAAAGAGGTTCCAACTGATATGTATGTCGCGGGCCTCGCACCACTCGAATACCTGGTCCAGCCTCGCGCAGCGGGACTGCTCGTAGCGGCCCACCCCCGTGCCCACGGTTTCCAGGGGCGTGGGGAAGAAACTGATGAAATTGCAGCCCCGGCGCTTCAGCTCATCCAGCCCCTCCGGGGTGATCTGGCCGCCGCTGCCCTCGGCGAAGCCGTCGTTGTACCAGAGGCCCACCCCGTAGAACGGGCTGCCGTCCCGAGCCCGCAGGTAGCGGCCATTGGGGGCGATCTCGATCCAGCCGTGGGAGGCGGAGGGCACGGCCTGGAAAGCGCCCTCCCCGCCCGTCACCTCGCCCTCGCGGTCTTTCAGGTGCAGCACGTAGCGCCAGGCGCCGGGCTCATCGGGCGCGAAACGCACCATCCAGAGGTTTTCCCATTCAGTCGGATTGTAGAACCCGTCCACTTTCCAGACCTTGCCCGAGGGGGCGGTAAACTCGGCGGACAGGAGCACCTCCTCCGGGTCGTAGGGATTGGCGAAACGGGCCTCCGCCATGACAGTCAGCTCGAACTTGCAGTACAGGCCCACCGTGTCGGCGGCGGCGCGCACGTGACTGAGCGCGGGGGCGGCGGCTGCCGTCCGCCCGAGACAAATGCAAAGCAGCGCGGCAAGGCTCAGGAGGGTCCAGCGGCGAGAAGTCATCTTTCACTCCGGTTTAATTGGGCTGAATGTGGATGCAAAAAGCCGTCTCAGGGCCGCCCTTTGCGTTTCAGGATCTCCTCCTCCATCAACTGGAGCTGGATACGCTGAATCTCGAGCAGGCGCGCCCACTGGTGCATCATCAGGTGGTCCAGCTTCTCGTGAAGGTGACGGATCTCCAGCTCGGCCTTGAGGTTCACCCGGTAGTCGTTCTCCGAGCGAAGGCGGTCGCGGGCCTCCTGACGGTTCTGGCTCATCATGATGATCGGCGCCTGGATCGCGGCCAGGCAGGAAAGGATCAGGTTGAGCAGGATAAAGGGGTAGGGATCGAAGGGCTTCCAAAGAAGCACTAACGCGTTGATCCCGATCCAGAGCAGCATGAACGAGAAAAAGGCGATGATGAACCACCAGCTCCCGCCGAACTCGGCTATTTTATCCGACAGGCGGTCACCAAGCGAAAGCTTGCCCTCGTACAGCTCGTTGACGTCCTCGGACAAGATATCATGCAGCTCGAGGCTATCCAGGACCTCCTGCTCCACCACCGACAGCTCCCCCTTGTCCTCCTCCAGGGCGTCCTCGATGTACTGCCCCCGGTAACGGGCCAGGTCGGGACGGCAGATGAAAGCCTCGCGGGTCAGCTCGGGGTGCTCTTTCTGGATGGTCTCGAACACCGGCTGGCGCACCACCTCCAGCAGGAGGACATCATCGGGCTTGAATTTCTTGCCGCACACCGCGCAAGGTATGGTCTTATTCCTGTTGTTGGCCATCGGGGACCGCCTGTCTCAGAGGTTCGGCCGGGTGAAGATGCGGTCGTAGTCCAGCCAGTGGGCGCGCATGATCCTGAGTTTCAGGTGCAACTGTTTCACGAGGTCCGGGCCGAACTCCCAGGTGTTCTCCCTGGACGGGTCGGCAGTCTGACGGATAAGCGGGAAACCGGCCCGTTCCAGAATATCAGCAATCTGCGCCGTGTTGTCCATCTCCTGGCGCGCCACCTGCAGGATATCCCGGCGGAACAGGTCGCTGTCCAGAGAGAAACGCTGGTTGAGCTCCGGCCGCAGCCCTTTCTCGCGGGCGTAGTCGATTTTCTCCTGATAAGCCGGGGCATCGATTGCGCCCTGGCAGAGCAGGCTGTAAAGGGCCAGGCGGGTGTCCAGGCGGGACAGGCTGTCGCGCAGGGCGCCTTGCGGCAGATTCGAGAGCACCTCTTGCAGGCCGCCGCGCGCCCGGTCGATCCGCTGCATGGCGCGGGACAGGTACTGGTAGACAATATAGGCCGCCCCCTGTCCGGCCACGAAACGGGTGGCCTGGAGGTCGGCCAGGTCCTCGGCGTTCTCCAGGGCGCGGGCCTGAAACAGGTACGGACGGTAATAGGTGTACTCGGAGTCGGCCAGTTCGGTGGGAAACGGCACGAACGGACGGTTCAGCCAGCGCTGGCTCGTAGTCCCGAGCAGGAATATGTGCCCGCCCATGTTGAGTGGGGCGTGGCT
This genomic interval from bacterium contains the following:
- a CDS encoding glycoside hydrolase family 127 protein; this encodes MRNLPRREAGLAVLLVVLLWSALPAGAPSVVTVKPAVSEALRPPAPGEVSLGGYLGGKIDLCIRNRVLAQDAESLIEPFRRREETRWWQSEFWGKWFTSLALAERYAPGPEVAARMRDAVRGLVATQSADGYIGNYSPSAQLEQWDIWGRKYCLLGLLADYESRGDTLALNAARREADFLLSQVGPGKADIVHTGNYRGMASCSVLEPIVWLYRATGDKRYLDFARYIVERIESPDGPRLIAQALDGVPVARRFPHPEKWWGWENGMKAYEMMSCYEGLVELYKVTGQAEYLRAAEAAWQSIRDTEINVAGGGSSRECWYGGGRHQARTALSSMETCVSVTWLRFSTRLLALTGDPRYAEAVERTLYNALLGAMTPDGADFAKYSPLEGVRNPGENQCGMTLHCCNANGARALLAVPLVAVMASDSGPVLNLYCAGRTVVRLPSGNRVEIVTETAYPFDSTVTVRVNPARAERFSLRLRVPSWSARTSIEPGRA
- a CDS encoding DUF5060 domain-containing protein, which translates into the protein MTSRRWTLLSLAALLCICLGRTAAAAPALSHVRAAADTVGLYCKFELTVMAEARFANPYDPEEVLLSAEFTAPSGKVWKVDGFYNPTEWENLWMVRFAPDEPGAWRYVLHLKDREGEVTGGEGAFQAVPSASHGWIEIAPNGRYLRARDGSPFYGVGLWYNDGFAEGSGGQITPEGLDELKRRGCNFISFFPTPLETVGTGVGRYEQSRCARLDQVFEWCEARDIHISWNLFFHSYYSETVWGGGNSRWNANPYREVCAARDFFSSPDSWRYTERMLRYTMARWGYSRSLFLWFVVDEIDGTEGWQEGDSLAALAWCGKVKGWLKEHDPWQRPTCGTQCGAYPRYWAAGYKLFDIASREVYEAQRWPMPKGARIDGKEEHPLRASLLNYSGQTSRLWSEFGKPVILGECGWAHTYYEPSQPGYLAMYHNALWAGLTNGLCCTPFWWDYNDFICDNLINGQLAAFSRFTAGLDLTGGSPAPLVCRAGKGISAWAMRNGATVFGWAVNPLQTGIAGEKVTVEGVPDGKYTLKIYHTWRGRFVGEETVTVAGGKLTVTAPELLTTNVRANQLGDDFAFLLTPLP
- a CDS encoding DUF1003 domain-containing protein yields the protein MANNRNKTIPCAVCGKKFKPDDVLLLEVVRQPVFETIQKEHPELTREAFICRPDLARYRGQYIEDALEEDKGELSVVEQEVLDSLELHDILSEDVNELYEGKLSLGDRLSDKIAEFGGSWWFIIAFFSFMLLWIGINALVLLWKPFDPYPFILLNLILSCLAAIQAPIIMMSQNRQEARDRLRSENDYRVNLKAELEIRHLHEKLDHLMMHQWARLLEIQRIQLQLMEEEILKRKGRP